Proteins found in one Neodiprion lecontei isolate iyNeoLeco1 chromosome 6, iyNeoLeco1.1, whole genome shotgun sequence genomic segment:
- the LOC124295176 gene encoding cilia- and flagella-associated protein 161-like, which produces MYSSNVRCGNWTENIALSEEKLKLYVMKRDREELLVQHTRKVFANVFREVQLAKPGDFITFGSCVQLQAPDMPGFPPRSKYSNYGVVLAGTMNERDIDTAHHFLDGCSLVCSPVLIPCVRNTFVIRPADCHHREGDNLMFDQAFLLQLIESGREPLYVRAETPTVSSAHGPMEHNPVMLSNNPDCYAKWKVLYWDPNMRFETAGAPFPPSTRVVICHVMTGLCLAVEYCQWYLTIFGPDCGVSVHTYADVHRRETAECLWMFVTEKSSSENTECPAGSG; this is translated from the exons ATGTACAGTTCAAACGTGCGGTGTGGAAATTGGACTGAGAATATTGCTCTTTCGGAG gagaagttaaaattatacgtaatgAAGCGGGACCGAGAAGAGCTTCTGGTGCAGCACACGAGAAAAGTCTTTGCGAACGTATTCCGCGAGGTGCAGTTGGCAAAACCTGGCGATTTCATAACGTTTGGTAGCTGTGTCCAACTTCAGGCACCCGACATGCCGGGTTTCCCACCTAGAAGCAAGTACAGTAATTACGGTGTCGTTCTCGCCGGTACGATGAACGAACGCGACATCGATACTGCTCATCACTTTCTCGACGGTTGTTCACTCGTTTGCTCACCAGTCTTGATACCTTGCGTCCGAAATACGTTCGTCATCAGACCCGCCGATTGCCATCATCGCGAAGGCGACAATCTTATGTTCGATCAAGCATTCCTTTTGCAG CTGATAGAGTCTGGTCGCGAACCTCTGTACGTAAGGGCAGAGACTCCTACAGTTAGCTCAGCTCATGGTCCCATGGAGCACAACCCAGTGATGTTGAGCAACAATCCAGACTGTTACGCCAAGTGGAAGGTTCTCTACTGGGACCCTAACATGAGGTTCGAGACTGCGGGCGCACCATTTCCACCCTCGACCAG GGTGGTCATCTGTCACGTAATGACCGGGCTTTGTCTGGCCGTTGAATACTGTCAATGGTACTTGACCATATTTGGACCCGATTGCGGCGTCTCGGTGCACACGTATGCCGATGTCCACAGGCGAGAAACCGCCGAGTGCCTGTGGATGTTCGTCACCGAGAAATCTTCATCGGAAAACACCGAATGTCCTGCTGGTTCAGGTTAA